A region from the Acanthopagrus latus isolate v.2019 chromosome 8, fAcaLat1.1, whole genome shotgun sequence genome encodes:
- the zgc:112052 gene encoding protein C19orf12 homolog — protein sequence MCHRIDDVMKLCCELSANQQIQTTVKGSGKGAAAAGGLAFAGGLVGGPLGIAVGGAVGGLLGCWLTSGQFKPLPQIIMELTPQQQQKLYSDLVAILGDIQWTDLAQLTALVMGNATLKQQLTGALLGYITKELQGEVHYVD from the exons ATGTGTCATCGaattgatgatgtcatgaagctGTGTTGCGAGTTGTCTGCCAATCAGCAAATCCAGACCACAGTGAAAGGCTCAGGGAAGGGAGCGGCAGCAGCGGGGGGCCTGGCCTTCGCTGGAGGGCTGGTCGGGGGTCCTCTTGGGATTGCAGTCG GCGGTGCTGTAGGAGGCCTTCTGGGCTGCTGGCTGACCAGTGGACAGTTCAAACCGCTGCCTCAGATCATAATGGAGCTCActccccagcagcagcagaagcttTACAGTGATCTCGTCGCCATCCTGGGAGACATCCAGTGGACTGATTTGGCTCAGCTCACCGCTTTAGTTATGGGCAACGCCACCctgaagcagcagctcacaggCGCCCTGCTCGGGTACATCACCAAGGAGCTCCAGGGAGAGGTGCACTATGTGGACTAG